The Thalassotalea sp. HSM 43 genome window below encodes:
- a CDS encoding A24 family peptidase, giving the protein MLDYVKLAMMITIFVVFAISFYTDLRFRRIPNLLCLVALILGLVLQLLHKGSAGLFEGLLCVGLAFIILFPFFALRALGAGDVKMMMAVASMMNIEFFLLTLGYGMVIGFFTSIAFALYKLGFKRLTAIVRHYIRCLYLRQFIASNDNEFMKLKVPYAPALAVGWVIACSQNTEVMMVVSALRYQVGI; this is encoded by the coding sequence ATGCTCGATTACGTAAAGTTAGCCATGATGATAACGATATTTGTTGTCTTTGCTATTTCCTTTTATACGGATTTACGTTTTCGACGCATCCCTAATTTATTATGCCTAGTCGCTCTTATTCTCGGATTGGTCTTGCAACTGTTACATAAAGGCAGCGCAGGGTTATTTGAGGGCCTTCTTTGCGTAGGACTCGCATTTATCATTTTATTTCCCTTCTTCGCACTTCGAGCATTAGGTGCTGGAGACGTTAAAATGATGATGGCCGTGGCTAGTATGATGAATATCGAATTTTTTTTACTAACCCTAGGTTATGGCATGGTTATTGGTTTTTTTACCAGCATCGCCTTCGCCCTATATAAGTTAGGTTTTAAACGATTAACGGCAATTGTTAGACATTACATACGTTGCCTTTATTTACGACAATTTATTGCAAGCAATGATAATGAATTTATGAAGCTTAAAGTACCTTACGCGCCCGCATTAGCGGTTGGTTGGGTTATTGCTTGCAGTCAAAATACGGAAGTCATGATGGTTGTCTCAGCGCTTCGGTATCAAGTAGGGATTTAA
- a CDS encoding Flp family type IVb pilin has translation MIKFKELMKNFIEDESGLTTVEYAIAGALVAGSLVVAFSQLGTAVSGTIDCLTSAVGGASGDCTQ, from the coding sequence ATGATTAAGTTTAAAGAGTTAATGAAAAACTTCATAGAGGACGAAAGTGGTTTAACAACTGTTGAGTACGCAATTGCAGGTGCACTTGTAGCTGGCTCACTAGTCGTAGCGTTTTCACAACTAGGTACCGCAGTAAGTGGCACGATTGACTGTCTAACCAGTGCGGTTGGCGGTGCGTCAGGCGACTGTACTCAGTAA